One window of Clarias gariepinus isolate MV-2021 ecotype Netherlands chromosome 21, CGAR_prim_01v2, whole genome shotgun sequence genomic DNA carries:
- the LOC128509181 gene encoding class I histocompatibility antigen, F10 alpha chain-like encodes MCRCSAVIKTLIFLIFYLHLSSAVTHTLQYVYTGVTGINFPEFTAVGQVDGQQFDYYDCNIKRDIPKTEWIQKNVGDDYWSRETQNRHRAQEVFKVRVGTAMQRFNQTKRVHTVQWMLGCELDDDSTTRGYSQDGYDGEDFISFDLETLTWIAPTPQALITKNKWDHNSGWKNQLKNYLENTCIDWIKKYVSYGRETLERKVRPEVLVFQKHSPSPEVVCHATGFFPKAVMITWQKDGEDVHEDVELRETLHNQDGSFQIRSILKVPAEELQKHTYTCVVQHISLEKDLVLPVNERRIPKGGGSIAIITAVVAALCVLNSIVFVGIVVWKQKVRKEADVKKGLFISDK; translated from the exons ATGTGTCGCTGCAGTGCAGTTATAAAAACTCTGATTTTCCTCATATTTTATCTTCATCTTTCATCAGCAG tcacacacactctgcagtacGTCTACACTGGAGTTACAGGAATAAATTTCCCAGAGTTCACTGCTGTGGGTCAGGTGGACGGACAGCAGTTTGACTACTACGACTGTAACATCAAAAGAGACATACCGAAGACGGAGTGGATACAGAAGAATGTGGGAGACGATTACTGGAGCAGAGAGACACAGAACAGGCACCGTGCTCAGGAGGTCTTCAAAGTCCGCGTGGGTACAGCAATGCAGCGTTTTAATCAGactaaaa gagttCATACAGTCCAGTGGATGCTCGGCTGTGAGCTGGATGATGACAGCACCACTAGAGGATACAGCCAGGACGGTTATGATGGAGAAGATTTCATTAGCTTTGATCTGGAGACTCTGACCTGGATTGCTCCGACACCTCAGGCTCTGATCACCAAGAACAAATGGGATCATAATAGTGGATGGAAAAATCAACTGAAGAACTACCTGGAGAACACCTGTATCGACTGGATAAAAAAGTATGTGTCTTATGGCAGAGAGACTCTGGAGAGGAAAG ttCGTCCCGAGGTGTTAGTGTTCCAGAAACACTCTCCTTCTCCAGAGGTGGTGTGTCACGCTACAGGTTTCTTCCCCAAAGCAGTGATGATCACCTGGCAGAAGGACGGAGAGGACGTGCATGAGGACGTGGAGCTCAGAGAGACGTTACACAACCAGGATGGAAGCTTCCAGATAAGAAGCATTCTGAAAGTCCCAGCTGAGGAGCTGCAGAAACACACCTACACCTGCGTGGTTCAGCACATCAGCTTGGAGAAGGACTTAGTGCTGCCTGTGAACGAGCGCCGAATCCCGAAAG GTGGAGGATCGATTGCTATCATCACTGCTGTAGTCGCGGCTCTCTGTGTCCTCaacagtattgtttttgttGGAATTGTGGTCTGGAAACAAAAAGTGAGAAAGGAGGCAGATGTGAAAAAAGGGCTTTTTATTTCAGACAAATAA